GCTCAATATGCGGATCGAAAGCCCGATAAACTCAGTGGGGGACAACAACAACGTGTCGCCTTGGCACGTGCCTTAGCGGTTAATCCAAGTGTTCTCCTCATGGACGAGCCCCTTAGTAATCTGGATGCCAAACTTCGCTTGGATATGCGTCAAGCTATTCGAGAAATCCAACACGAAGTGGGAATTACAACTGTTTATGTGACCCACGACCAAGAAGAAGCTATGGCTATTTCAGACCAAATTGCTGTTATGAAAGACGGGGTGATCCAACAAATCGGCCGACCAAAAGAACTCTATCATAAACCAGCTAATGAGTTTGTCGCAACCTTTATTGGACGCACAAATATTATCCCTGCCAATCTCGAAAAACGGAGTGACGGCGCTTATATCGTCTTTTCAGATGGCTATGCTCTTCGAATGCCAGCTCTTGATCAAGCTGAGGAACAAGCTATTCATGTAAGTATTCGTCCTGAAGAGTTTATCAAAGATGAATTTGGAGATATTGAAGGAACTATTAGCGATAGCGTCTATCTTGGACTGAATACTGAATACTTCATCGAGACAGGCTTTGCCTCAAAAATTCAAGTTAGCGAAGAATCAACTTTTGAAGAAGACCTACAAAAAGGCGATCGTATTCGTCTACGAATCAATACTCAAAAATTAAACGTCTTTTCTGCAGATGGTTCTCAAAACCTGATAAAAGGAGTCAACCATGGAACGTAAAAAACTAAATATTTGGACAGCCTCCTCTTTCTTCATCTTTCTTACCTATCTTGTCTTTCTTGTTTATCCTATCGCTACCGTGCTCAAGCAAGCACTCATACATGAAGGACAATTCTCACTAGCTAATTTTGTCACTTTCTTTAGTAAAGCCTACTACTCTGAGACACTTGTCAACAGTTTCAAGGTTTCCATTACCGCTACTGTCACTTCCTTAGTTGTAGGAACCCTATTAGCTTATCTCTTCTCTATGTATGACTTCAAGGGAAAGAAATTTCTACAAATATTGATTATCATTGCTTCCATGTCAGCTCCTTTCGTAGGAGCCTACTCCTGGATTCTCTTGCTAGGACGAAATGGGGTCATTACTAAATTTCTGACAAATGCCCTTCATCTTCCCGCTATTGATATTTATGGATTCAAAGGAATTGTACTTGTCTTTACACTACAATTATTCCCACTAGTATTTCTATACGTTGCTGGGACAATGAAAAGTATTGACAATTCTCTACTTGAAGCCGCTGAAAGCATGGGGTCCTTCGGATTTAAGCGTATCGTAACAGTTATTTTACCTCTCCTAGTTCCAACCTTACTAGCAGCTGCCCTGCTTGTATTTATGAGAGCATTCTCAGACTTTGGAACACCGATGTTAATTGGTGAAGGATATCGGACTTTCCCCGTCTTGATTTATACTCAATTTATTAGCGAGGTTGGAGGAAATTCTGCTTTTGCATCTGCTTTAGCAATTATGGCGATTATCATTGCCTTGGCAATCTTCCTTATCCAAAAATACATTTCAAATCGCTACAGTTTCAGTATGAATTCGCTCCATCCAATTGAGCCTAAAAAAACTACAAAAGGAAAAATGGTTGCCATTTATGCAACAGTCTACGGAATTATCTTGTTCTCTGTTCTACCTCAAGTCTACTTGATTTATACTTCTTTTCTAAAAACATCAGGTATGGTATTTGTCAAAGGCTATTCTCTAAACAGTTACAAGGTAGCTTTCAATCGTATGGGATCTGCTATTTTCAATACTATTCGTATCCCTTTGATTGCCTTAGTCCTAGTTGTTCTTTTCGCAACATTTATCTCCTACCTAGCTGTTAGAAAACGGAATTTGTTTACAAACCTAATTGACAGCCTCAGTATGGTCCCTTATATTGTACCAGGAACCGTTTTAGGGATTGCCTTCATTTCTTCCTTCAATACTGGCCTATTTGGAAGTGGATTTCTTATGATTACAGGGACAGCTTTCATCTTGATTATGTCCCTATCTGTTAGAAGATTGCCTTATACTATTCGCTCATCTGTTGCTAGCTTGCAACAAATAGCACCAAGTATTGAAGAAGCCGCCGAGAGCTTAGGAAGTAGTCGTCTCAATACCTTTGCCAAGATTACAACTCCAATGATGCTATCTGGTATTATTTCTGGAGCCATCCTATCTTGGGTTACAATGATTTCAGAACTTTCTACTTCTATCCTCCTCTACAATGTCAAAACAAGAACAATGACTGTAGCTATTTATACAGAGGTTCTCAGAGGGAATTACGGTGTAGCCGCAGCCTTGTCAACTATCCTCACTGTTCTAACAGTAGGTTCCTTGCTCTTGTTTATGAAAATTTCTAAAAGCAATAGCATTACACTTTAGTTTTTCCCATCAAAAACAGCCGAAAGGATTACCCTCGGCTGTTTTTCTTATCTTGATATTCCTATCAAATCACTAGTTCATAGCAAGCAAGTCTAAACTGATTAAATAGAAGCTTCCTCCATCTTCTCACGTCCAAGTTGTCGGTAACTGCAGTCACCGACAACTTCTACGCTAAACTGGCCGTCCTCATATTCAAGGATCGTCACGCTACCATTATCGAGACCATGCGGATGCATGCCATTAATCAGATACACAATGGTTCCAATGGTCATTCCATGGCTGACAACGAGAGCGTTGCCACCGCCTTGTTTTTCCATTTCTTTGGCAATCGCTTCAAAACCTTCTTTGATGCGGCCACTGAGTTTTTCCCAACCTTCAGCCCAACCAGCTGTATCGACCTCTACCAAGCCCTCAGCCAGTTCAGCATAAGACAATTGATGAACATGGTCCACATTAAAGATACGAGGGATAATACCCATGAAAAGATCGCCATCATAAGCTCCATCAAAGCTACCAAAACACCATTCTCTGATACGCTTGTCCATGCGATAAGGGATTTTCCCCTGCAAGCCAAGTTCATCAAGGATGATTCCCATTGTCTGGATGGTGCGCCCCGAATCACTGGAATAAGCGCGCTCAAACTGTAGACCAGATTCTCGCAAACCGATTCCTAATTCTTGAATCCCTCGTTCACCTTCAGCTGTTAAGGGAGTATCGCTCCAACCTTGCGCGCGACCAATCGTGTTAAACATGGTCTTGCCATGACGTATCAAATACAATCGTACTTTTACCATTTTCCGTCCTCCGTTTACTTCTATTATATCATGGATGATAAAACAAAAGCCACCAAGACAGGCGACTTTTGCAGGAGATTATTATGAAAAAGTTTAGGAGTTCTATTAAATAAAGATATTAGATGAAAATCAAATTCAAACTAAATCAGTATTATCTGTTTCAAATAATATTAGGAGGTCTTTATTTAATGATTATAGTATACACATCTAACCTTAAATAGAACTTAAAATTTCTCCTATTTTCTTAATTTTTAAAACTATGAATGGGTGCTGGAATTTGTCCTCCACGAGAGATGAAATCGACAGACGAAGCTCCATTGACCTTCATAACAGGTGCAGTACCTAATAGGCCACCAAACTCAATCATATCGCCTTCTTTTCCTTTGGGAATGATACGAACAGCCGTTGTTTTCATGTTAATGACACCAATTGCAGCTTCATCTGCAATCATGGCCGCAATGGTTTCAGCAGGTGTATCTTCTGGGATGGCAATCATATCCAAACCAACGGAACAGATAGCCGTCATGGCTTCTAGTTTTTCCAGATTAAGAGAGCCATTTTGAACAGCAGCAATCATTCCTTCATCCTCTGAAACAGGGATAAAAGCACCAGACAAACCACCAACTTGGTTGCAAGCCATCACTCCGCCCTTCTTAACTTGGTCATTCAAGAGAGCCAAGGCAGCCGTCGTCCCGTGTGTTCCAACTGTTTCTAGCCCCATTTCTTCAAGGACA
This window of the Streptococcus sp. 116-D4 genome carries:
- a CDS encoding ABC transporter permease, with protein sequence MERKKLNIWTASSFFIFLTYLVFLVYPIATVLKQALIHEGQFSLANFVTFFSKAYYSETLVNSFKVSITATVTSLVVGTLLAYLFSMYDFKGKKFLQILIIIASMSAPFVGAYSWILLLGRNGVITKFLTNALHLPAIDIYGFKGIVLVFTLQLFPLVFLYVAGTMKSIDNSLLEAAESMGSFGFKRIVTVILPLLVPTLLAAALLVFMRAFSDFGTPMLIGEGYRTFPVLIYTQFISEVGGNSAFASALAIMAIIIALAIFLIQKYISNRYSFSMNSLHPIEPKKTTKGKMVAIYATVYGIILFSVLPQVYLIYTSFLKTSGMVFVKGYSLNSYKVAFNRMGSAIFNTIRIPLIALVLVVLFATFISYLAVRKRNLFTNLIDSLSMVPYIVPGTVLGIAFISSFNTGLFGSGFLMITGTAFILIMSLSVRRLPYTIRSSVASLQQIAPSIEEAAESLGSSRLNTFAKITTPMMLSGIISGAILSWVTMISELSTSILLYNVKTRTMTVAIYTEVLRGNYGVAAALSTILTVLTVGSLLLFMKISKSNSITL
- a CDS encoding histidine phosphatase family protein — encoded protein: MVKVRLYLIRHGKTMFNTIGRAQGWSDTPLTAEGERGIQELGIGLRESGLQFERAYSSDSGRTIQTMGIILDELGLQGKIPYRMDKRIREWCFGSFDGAYDGDLFMGIIPRIFNVDHVHQLSYAELAEGLVEVDTAGWAEGWEKLSGRIKEGFEAIAKEMEKQGGGNALVVSHGMTIGTIVYLINGMHPHGLDNGSVTILEYEDGQFSVEVVGDCSYRQLGREKMEEASI
- a CDS encoding ABC transporter ATP-binding protein, yielding MSEIKIINAKKIYHDVPVIENLNITIPKGSLFTLLGPSGCGKTTLLRMIAGFNSIEGGEFYFDDTKINNMEPSKRNIGMVFQNYAIFPHLTVRDNVAFGLKQKKVPKEELIQQTNKYLELMQIAQYADRKPDKLSGGQQQRVALARALAVNPSVLLMDEPLSNLDAKLRLDMRQAIREIQHEVGITTVYVTHDQEEAMAISDQIAVMKDGVIQQIGRPKELYHKPANEFVATFIGRTNIIPANLEKRSDGAYIVFSDGYALRMPALDQAEEQAIHVSIRPEEFIKDEFGDIEGTISDSVYLGLNTEYFIETGFASKIQVSEESTFEEDLQKGDRIRLRINTQKLNVFSADGSQNLIKGVNHGT